The Gavia stellata isolate bGavSte3 chromosome 1, bGavSte3.hap2, whole genome shotgun sequence DNA segment ACCTTGTCCTTGCTCCTTCTGCCCCTGATCTGAGATTTGCACCCCAGTGAAGCTACAACGCTCTTTACTCTTGGTATTAAAAATAGGAACTACCTATCTCAGCTTCAGAgttgttttcttcccagtgaATGAGCATCTTCAGGGATCAGATCTTCTTGTGACAGAAAATCTTGGCCGTGAAACAAGAGGCATGCGAACCGCTAGTGCCCCAAGTACATTAAAGTCACTTACATCCCATTGTTGCTAATGTAAATCTTGCGGGGTAGGCAAACACATGAGTGATTTGGGGGTGGGAGGCTATATAGGTTGACAGCCTGCGAATTAAACTCTCCACTGAACTGGAAGTGAAATGCTAcatctttttccccctcaagGGCAGCAACATGCATTATCCTCCTAGGTGAGGATGACCAAGCAAGTGGGGTGGGAAGCACTGCTCCGAGTCCTCTCTCGTCACTGGGTGGGCTGTGTGTGTTGTCTTAGCTGCTGAGAAGGCTACAAAcgggaaggaggagagggaacGCTTTCAGAGGTAGTAGCTGAAAGCACTTGCAGCTTGAGCTAGGAGTCATAGAAGACTCTTGTGTTCTTTAGCGATCTGAAggatttaatgaaaatacagtggttttaagaagaaaatgtacTTGAATGCATTATGTAAATGCTGATTGAAGTGCCTGAGGGCAACTGCTGGCAGGCTTGATGCCTCTGGGTTTATGCTGCATTGCAGCTTTAAGGATTGAGTTTGAAGAACCCCCTTGATTTGTCCTGGACTAATCATCTTAGGAATCACAGGTTTGTTTTGTGCCTGCTGGAGCTGACgtgacctgcagcagcagggctggtaATGCAGCAGCTCATGCTCAAGGGCAGAAATTGATTCCCCGGGAGCATATTTACCTTACTGTGTATTTTATCTAGGATTTGACTCCCTTCTGTAGAGGAGGTGACGGGTCAAATGAGCTgttcaaaaattaaaagctggAAGAGCATGAAATGACAATAGCTGCTCTTTGCATCTGGCTTAAAAAGTGTACCATGCATTATGTTGATGCATGTTAGGAAACTACATGGTTGGGGTTTAGGCAATTCCTGGTAGGCAAGAGTTAACTACCTTAAGTCTGACTAGTCTGACCTTGGCAGCTGCAGTCTTCGCAAGTACTTGGGGCAGAAGAAGGTGAGGCCTCAATTAGACTGTAGCTGTCAGGAAGCACCTGGCCACAATAGAAACCTGGAAcacttaaaaagagaaaagtgtaTTAATACCAGTTGGAGCTGTGTGACTGTAGAACATATGTAAGTATCTACATACTTCAAAACACAAGCCACTTAAGCACAAGAGAATGATCTGGTCAACTGTGACAAGACTCCTTGAAGTGCAGAAGTTCAGATGAGGCTGTGACCAAGTCTGGCCAGTGAGGTTCTCAAGTCCTTAGTGTTAAAGAGTAACACTAACATGATATACATCATCTGAATATATGCCAGATCTTACAAGCTTGTTTGCCCTCCACAAATGAGCAAAAGGTTTTGGAGTATTTCCAAAAAGGTAGCTTGATTATGCAGCGTGTCTGAAGAAGGGTAAAGAGATGCTTACAAAGACTGGAGTGCAAATTGAATAGTTGTTATCTGACTTTGCAGCTGAAATTCTGTCCAGGATGCTGAAGTGCTGTAGCTTTTTGCAGGGGCAAGGTGTACTTGGCCTTTATCCCATGAGTGGTAGATGCTGGAtggctgagaaaggaaaaacttctgtgaaaaggaagaaatcttccATCTCTGGTGTAATTAAAGTGCTTTCAGTGGACTGGATGTCTAAGCCCTGAAACTAACACCTGTCTTCCACTGTTGTGTTAGTTGGAGAGAGCAGTTTGAGCTTTACATATAATGAAACAAGTTCAAAGCTTAACTTTCAGAAGTGCTTTGCACTTATGGCTTGTCTGGCTTCAGCTGGTGCTGCAGATTGTAAACTTAGGTAAAGCTTATGTGTCATCTTTGATAGCTTCCCTTTGACACAAACTGCTTTGCTGAAGTACTTAACTCTACCTCCCCAAAAACAGGACAGTGACAACTAGATTTTTTGCCTGCACCAATAGGGAAGCTGCGTATTGTTTCAGGTGGAAGGCTTGCTGATAACCATTAATACatagaattatttctttctagCTTGTGTTGGCGTGTgtagacagaaaagcagagcatAGGATATATCTAGGAAGCGTAGACAAAAAGTCTgacttgtcttttttctttatattccaCCTCCCTACAGTTTCTTTGGAGAAGAAGAACCTTAAGATGGCAGGCAGAGGAAGTAACACAGACTGCATGTCATGCAGTGTACTGAACTGGGAGCAGGTCAGCCGTCTGCATGAGGTTCTTACAGAGGTGGTTCCGATCCATGGACGAGGTAACTTCCCGACACTGAAGATAACGCTGAAGGACATTGTTCAGACTGTTCGGAGTAGGCTGAGTGAAGCAGGCATTGTCGTACATGATGTCCGTCTGAATGGCTCTGCAGCTGGTCATGTCCTGGTCAAGGATAATGGGCTGGGATGCAAAGACCTGGATCTCATTTTTCAAGTTTCTCTTCCAAGTGAGGCAGAGTTTCAGTTAGTTCGAGATGTGGTGTTGCGATCCCTCTTGAATTTCTTGCCAGAAGGAGTAAGCAAGCTAAAAATCAGTCCAGTAACACTGAAGGAAGCCTACATCCAGAAGCTGGTCAAAGTGTACACAGAGTCTGACCGTTGGAGCTTGATATCACTTTCCAACAAGCATGGCAGGAATGTGGAGCTGAAGTTTGTAGACTGTATACGACGACAGTTTGAGTTCAGTGTGGACTCCTTCCAAATCATACTGGATTCCCTGCTCTTTTACTATGACTACTCAGAAACCCCCATGTCGGAGCAGTTCCATCCAACTGTGATCGGGGAGAGCATGTATGGAGACTTTGAAGCAGCTTTTGATCACCTCCAGAACAAGCTGATAGCTACCAAAAATCCTGAAGAGATCCGAGGTGGTGGGCTTCTGAAGTATAGTAACCTCTTAGTACGAGACTTCAGACCCATGGATAAGGATGAGATCAAAACATTAGAGCGCTACATGTGCTCCCGATTCTTCATAGACTTCCCAGACATCCTGGATCAGCAGCGCAAACTAGAGACCTACCTCCAGAACCACTTCTCCAAAGAAGAGAGGAGCAAATATGACTACCTCATGATTCTGCGCAGGGTGGTAAATGAGAGCACAGTCTGTCTTATGGGACATGAGCGAAGGCAGACTCTCAACTTGATTTCTCTGCTAGCACTCAAAGTTCTGGCAGAACAAAACATCATCCCTAATGCCACTAATGTTACGTGTTATTACCAGCCAGCACCTTACGTTAGTGATGTAAACTTCAGCAACTACTATCTTGCGAATGCTCCTGTGCCATACAGCCAGTCCTACCCCACTTGGCTGCCTTGCAATTGATCATTTCACTTGAGCGTTCTTGAGTGGAGGCTACTGAAGGCTGAGATGCTGAGTGTATATAAACAAGAAATAACTGTCAGTTGGAGGTTTTCTAATGGAAACATGACTGTATCGGACTGTCCATTTCCTGGTGTGCAGCAGGAATATGCAACCAGGTGACCTGCTATGAACTTTTCAGTATATCTCTACAAATGCCAAGAAGCCTTATTACCTCTTCATTAGGAGAAGAGAACCAGCAGCCAGATGTTAAAAGGAGTAGTTAAAAACTCTGTACTAGTTCTGGAAGTGACTATTAATGTGTGATCTAAGTGGAGTATTCAGTAAACTGCGTTAGTTAATAGAGGAAAGACTGTAAAACGTCTTGAGTGGAGCAGAAGCCACTCCTGGAATAGCAGCAAAACTCTGCTTTCTATTGCCTAACCTCATTATTCTACACTTCCTCAGTTCATGTTCTGGCCAACTTTCTATTGAACTAATTGTGCAAGAGTGGGCTCATATCATGCTTGGGCTGCTTCTACTTTCTGGCTGTGTAGAACTGGTAACTGTATGGATACTGTCTGTCTTGTAGAGGGCCTAAATGTTGTTTCCTGTAGTACCTAGGGATATATGGTCCTGCCTCAAGTTCAAGATTAATTTCTTGGAAGTTGAAGATGGATTAGTAAGTCTATCTCTAAAGCATAAGCTGGCTAAATTTTTCTTGAGTACTAAATTTTGGAAGGTGGCATCTCTAAAAATGCACCAAAACACAATGTAAAACTTGCTAATGTGAAAAGTCTTTGAAATGAGGAACTGAAGCCTTAAATAGAATTGGAACCACAGTTTGAATAGTTTGGATAGAAAAACACTGTTAAGTCCAGGCTCAAGATAAAGCCTTTTTGACTGCATCTTTCAAAACAATTATTGGCACAGTTGGAAAGTAGTGCAGCTCTTACACTGAGGTTTGGCCCGACTTTCTTCCTCACAGGTCcacagcaagcaaaaaaaaaaaaacacccactgTAAGTTGCAGGATGATGTGCACTCCTGCCACAGTATGAATTCCTGAAGTGCCTCCTAAAATGAATTTCTCCTTGTACAACTTCAGGCAGGTCCTGAAGGCTTGTCTTTCTGTCACCACTAAAGGGTTGAGTTTACTAGTTTATCACTATCACCTGGTCACTGTATGCAATGGTATTTTGAGTGGTTAGAGTCAAATTCTTCCTCTTTACTGGTCTTAACCCTCACTTGAAGAGGTATATAAACCCTAAGCAGAGCTCTCCACAGAGGCTGTATGTGGTGGAAGTCTGCCCCTGTTTTCAGAATAGCCTCTGGAAGAGTATGTACTCCCTTGGAGGTCTAGGGGGCTGACCTTCCTCCAGGGTATGTGCTGAACTTGCTGCTTTGAAACTCCTGTGCTTTATAAGGAAGGTTAAAATTTCCCCAGTTAAGTATATAGCGGTACTAGTATATTAACTGGATGATTTTCACTGAATTGCAATAGTGAAATACATACAGCAAATGATCTTGAGTTTCTTTTGCTTAACCGGAGAAGTAGACTAGAAAGGCAAATCTTAGAGCTATTTAATATGTACTGGTGCAATGTTTAAGAGTACTTGTTTGCTAAACCTTTTTTATGACTTCTAGCTGTCTCTGCAAGCTTGTGAGACCAAAGTGCCTGATGATTTGATGATTTAAGCTTAGAAGGTAAAGTAGAAAGCAGGTAAAACACCAATGTATGGTTGCTGTTCAAGGTGGATAACGGTAGCAGTACAGCACTTAAATGGCAGTAAAAAAACTGCCTGTTCCTCATAGGACCAAAAACTTCTAGTTACATtgcaagttttctcacttctcaTAACTGCTTCATAAAGACTGCCTCTGTAGAGCAGTGAGACTTCTTCATTTAGCTtaggaaggcagggaggggtACAATCTAGAAAGCAGACTGTTGCCAAGCATGCTTTAGCTTAATTTTTTGAATAGTCTTGTAAGCAACTTCAGTAGCAAATAGACAAATAATTTGGTgtcttctgttgtgtttttttcattaaaggcTTCCTGAATAGTCAGCCAAAGTAGCTAAACTTGAAAGTGAACCCAGCCTTTTTATTAACTGTGGCTTGGACTTGATATAGTGTACAGACAAGGCATCTCTCACCCAAGACTTTGACTGTCTggaaggctttttaaaaactaacaTGATGCCAGCGTTGTCATGGGTGTTAAA contains these protein-coding regions:
- the TENT5C gene encoding terminal nucleotidyltransferase 5C, with product MAGRGSNTDCMSCSVLNWEQVSRLHEVLTEVVPIHGRGNFPTLKITLKDIVQTVRSRLSEAGIVVHDVRLNGSAAGHVLVKDNGLGCKDLDLIFQVSLPSEAEFQLVRDVVLRSLLNFLPEGVSKLKISPVTLKEAYIQKLVKVYTESDRWSLISLSNKHGRNVELKFVDCIRRQFEFSVDSFQIILDSLLFYYDYSETPMSEQFHPTVIGESMYGDFEAAFDHLQNKLIATKNPEEIRGGGLLKYSNLLVRDFRPMDKDEIKTLERYMCSRFFIDFPDILDQQRKLETYLQNHFSKEERSKYDYLMILRRVVNESTVCLMGHERRQTLNLISLLALKVLAEQNIIPNATNVTCYYQPAPYVSDVNFSNYYLANAPVPYSQSYPTWLPCN